The nucleotide sequence attttcttttatagAGTACAGAAAAGAAGTATTGTAGGATATAGTTAGCAGAACACAGGACTAGGTGATGGGGAACTTGCATTTTAGCTTTCGTCCTGAGATTTTAACCAAATCATTGTTCCAGGTTTtaattccctcatctgtaaaaatggagataataattctTATGTCATAAAATATCtggaatgattaaataaaatatttgatatcCAAATGGTATGaagtggagaaagaaagagaaaaaagttattgAGGGCTCAGTATTAACTGGGTACTTTAGTTACAAGTGGGACTCTTAAGAGAGATCAAGGTCCATGATTTACGTCCATGATTCcatcacattaaaattttaaatcaggtcattaataaaaatgcttttaattaaatataaacaatCTATATTTTACTCTAAAAGAAActttaatattaatacatttttcagGCTTAACAACTACTAAATCTCAAATGCAAAGTAAGTCAacagtggaaaataaaaatgctttctatAAATAGTCACTTCCAAATGTGTCTTGTGTTGGCAGACtaataattcagaataaaaatCATCAGTATAATGTTTATactttttcaaaatacttttcaaaagGGACACTAAATTAGATATACTAACTTAAATGTATTCaaaatttaacaacaaaaaactcaaacACATTGTTATATTTTTCTACTAGTTAAAGACTATTTTATGGAATATAAATAATttcatacaatattttaaaatattctgaatacAAAACTTCCTCAAACAGAAAGTTAATCCAAAAATGCTACCCACTGAATttggaaaacaacaaaaacaacaacatcaaaataTGCTGAAAGAACAATCTATTTGtcctgaaaataaaattcagtaaaataaaaaaaatctaatattatAGATTAAAAGTTTCAGCTCttacaatcagaaaactaagaattaCATATTTTCGTTTTTAGTAACTGCATAAGTTTCTTCATATTATTAAGAGTaatcttattaaaatataaaaagagtttaatacatattttaataatgtatttttctgttaaacacacacacaagtacatacAAATATTTAGGAAGAATCCATATCATCTTCTGGCTATAGATGATTTAAGAAAACCTGATAAGGTCATAGTCTTTCATTTGACCTTACACAGAAATAATTTGAAAGTTAGATGCATATTTTTAATCATCTGGGTATATAATtgagtcagattttttttcagtaatttctCATCATTTGTATTAGGATGATTAgtcatgagaaaaataatttaaaattagcaCTTGATACTTCAGAGTCTAGTtagcatatatttataaaaataaatatctaaccAATAGATACATGTTTTGGTTCTTAGACGaggtagaaaaattaaaatatcttacaACATGATTTGaacttgaaaaaaatagaaaatagcaatCACCAGTTCAACCAGTGTGAATCAAATAGTTGgagagttctttttgtttttgacatatatgtcatatatttcaaatataaggcctgtgaaatttattttctgctcCCTAAAATCTTACTAAAttgaaattcatatttttcatttacttactCATCAGTTAATCTACCTAGGGAACTTTGCTCTGCAGACAGATCAAAGACATCTGCAATTAAACCAAAAATTATTAGTTAGGCATTTTTTAGGTTTAAGAGGTATTTTCCCTTTACATaccttaaatattaataataaaatacattataaaaagcTCTATTATCTTCAGATGTTGTACAATAAATAATTACTTCGATGATGagttaataaaaatttcaagatcCGCTAAAGAATTATGAAGCTCATCATTTATATCTTGACTTCTAAGAAAAGTTTTCAGAGTATCTAAAGCAGTTATTGCCTCATTTTTTGATGGTAAAGGGAGTTCGCTTTCCAGAGATCCACCATCCTCCTCCTCGTCAGAAGTATAAAATCCAGTTTCATCTGATTCACTTTCCTTGGGGCATACGGCATCATCGCTTGGTGCTGGCTCACAAGTCTCCAAGTCATCATCCAGGGCAGCATACTCTTCTACAGATAAGCCTTCGGGAAATTCCACTCCTGCTGCCTCAGCGTCGGCAACCAAATCAAGACCAGTGTCTGTCTCTGCATTTGCCTTCTCACTTTCTCCCCTTGGAGATTTGAATCCTGCCTCTTCATAGCTCTTAACAATAGTCTCTTGGGTGACAGCCCTCCAACAGAGATGCAATGTATCAACTGCATCTAGAAGGGAAAAGGTAAATTCTTTGCTGCCTTCAACAGAACTCAGAAATTTCTTAATAAGACAATGTCGATATTTGATTTTAAGGCTTCTAATAACACCTTGTTTCATAGCTATAAATTTGGAAGATAAACATGATGGAAAGAACGCTAATTCAATGGACTTCAGGTTTTTTACCTCCGGGTGTGCAGGAGAAGATTCAATGAAAATCACCACTCTTCTTTGCTGAGCTTGAAATCTCTCATCCAGCTTCTGCATCCACTGTTCAAACACATCTGCAGTCATCCATGCCATTTTGTTAGCTTCATAACACACAGGCAATGATTTTATGCCTCTGAAGCAATGTGGGTTTCTGTTTTTTCCAATGAGGAGCAGAGGAAGTTTCTCTGAGCCGTCCATGTTTGTCCCAACCACCAAAGTTATTCTGTCTTTACATAGTTTGCCAATTGAACAGGCTTCTCCTTTAAATGCAAAGGTATTTGTAGGCAACATTCGATAAAGCAGCCCAGTCTCTtttacattaaaaacatttttaggatGATAATCATTTAAATAATAAGGAAGTATGTTTTGGTGCCAGACAGCTGAAGGGTCTACTGATACACCTGTGGCTTCTACAGGTTGAGCTCTGAATACTAGACCGTACCTGGATTTAAAACGATCCAGCCAACCATTACTGCACTTAAAATCATTATGTCCCAGTTTCTGGGCAAAATCATTAGCTTTTAGCCGCAACATTGGACCATTAACTGGCACATTCAGACACTGAGCGATTCGATACCACCTCATTAGTGCCTCTTCCAGGTCTGTGTAAAAAGCAGTTCTCAGTCTTTTTCTCTTTGGATCAAATCTCAGTGATTCAAAGGCTTCCAGAACCTTGTCTTTATTCTTCATAATAGAAGACAACgaatttttctttattccatATTCAGCTGCAATCTCTGCTTTTTTCTTACCGCTTTCTACTGCATTTATGATGTCGATCTTTTCTTCAATGGatagacttttctttttcttcacggTTACAGGCAGAGTTGAGGCATCCACAGGAGCTTCTGCCATCTCACCCTGTGCTTATGTAGAGATGTCGTCTctctctgggtctgtttccttaggaaaatttattttccagTATGATACAAATTGCTTTCTATGCCACTGCATATATTAAAAGTTGGTCAGTGTCTAATAGTCTTATTTCTGCAGAAATGGATGAACAAATACATCTCTTGAAAGGatttgaataagaaaaatattgtctGCAGCTAGAATATTTTAGAAGAGAAAACTCCTCCCCAGGACCTTGTGCAGTTCAGTTTATTCAGAGTCCCAGAAGTCAAGCTAAAATAGAAATCTCATTATGTCAAACCTGTCCAGTCCTGCTGATGTATTTTTGGAGCTTCAATCCTTTAAGATGATCCATTTTATCCATGCGCGCATTCAACCTCCTAATTCTCCACAGAAGGCCTCAGAGATAAGAAGAAAAGCATTCAGAAATTTCATGCAAAACGTCAGCCGCTAATTTCCAAGTCTCTTTagggtggagaagaaaatggtagaaCCCTTCTAAGACTTGACAATATCCTCTGTCACTTgaaacgtttaaaaaaaaaaaaaagaggaattttaACGATGATATGTCAACTTaatatcaaaaaaatatttatacgaattagttttttttttaataataatgaaaagaatgGGAACATGTTTCTAAAAATATAGTAACTGAAGCTTCCAGAAGAAATGCTTACCTCCCAAATGGTGTCTCTGTGAAAAGCTCTCGAGCTCCGCTCTGACCCCTTGAGTTCTCGCTTGCCTTTGAATGCTTGGTAATATATACTTCTGGACTAAATCAGACAAAtttaatctgttttaaaaatgtgagCTTACCaaaattaaagaactaaaaatgaTGCTGGGTAGATCTTTGGTGGCTATTTTTCCCATGAAGTCACAGGCTGCCCCTCTGGCTtctctaaaagaaaaacatagtcAGACTGTGGTCACAAGGTCCAACTTTTAATAGCACATCGGAGACCGTGTCTCCTTTATAGGAGTCTGGTAGAAAATGCTTCACTAAAAATCCAATCGATTccattacaaattttaaaaacggAAATCTTATTCTAGTTGCTTAAAACTCTAGTAACTTCTTGTCACTTTGACACATTGGCTGGTTGCACAGAGGCCAGAAATACTTGACAAAACGCATGGGAATAAACAAAGTACTGAGAAGATATaatgcagaaaaaaaacaaaagaaggaggGAGATCACGGTCTTAACATCTCAGGACCTCTACTTCTGTAAAATAAAGGGCTTATCACAGTGTGAGGAGATGGGCCTTGGTGCCAGacacacctgattgacaagtgactCGGCCATTCAGTACTTAAGGTGATCCTGGGTAGTTCACTTAAGCCTTTGAAGCCTTGGCCCccctttttttgtaaaataaaggtAACTATAGCATGTACCTCATGGAGTAATGGCACATTCAGTGAGATCCAGTGAGAGCCTGTAAAGCACTTAGCGCAGTATTTAGCACCGTaaaaagtactcaataaatattttatgaccTCATCACcattttgtggctcagctggtaaagaatccgcctgcagtgcgggagacctgggttcaatcccagggttgggaagatcccctagagaaggaataggctacccactccagtattctggcctggagaattccatggactgtataattcaTGGAATGCTGAGATTTCATAAAATCCTACTTCAAATGATAGCAAGAATCCCACCTTAAATATACACTGAAAGCAGAACTCTTCTTAAGTCAAATAGTGCAGTGAGAATGGTCACCCTACATGGGCTGGCCCCTGCCTTCCCAGGCAGCACCTCCCCCACTAGAATCCACAGGCTTGGGCCTCCTGCAGGCCAAGGAAACAATCTAATCTGATGAACGGAgcgggggtgggcaggggagggggggttATTTCCTTCCATGTAGACACTCCATTCCTCTAGTTTTTCTCTCTGTCCTTGGAGGTTTCAAGATAACACatggtttttttgtgtttttttttttttttttttgcacaaaacTTTATCAAAATTCCTCTACCTTTGTTGTCCAAATCAAAGAAGTAATTTTTATTAcaggaaataaaaccagaaaggagtcttttttgttgttgttgttattgcaaaaaagatcttaataataACTATGAGAGCCTAGGGTgtaaatcactgcaaatggtgatggtagccatgaaaataaaagacgcttactccttggaaagaaagttatgaccaacctagatagcatattaaaaagcagagacattactttgccaacaaaggtccgtctggtcaaggctatggttcttccacgggtcatgtatggatgtgagagttggactgtgaagaaggctgagtgccaaagaattgatgcttttgaactgtggtgttggagaagactcttgagagtcccttggcctgcaaggagatccaaccagtccatcctaaaggagatcagtcctgggtgttcattgaaaggactgatactgaagctgaaactccagtactttggccacctcatgagaagagctgactcattggaaaagaccctgatgctgggagggattgggggcaggaggagaaggggacgacagaggatgcgatggctggatggcatcaccgactctatgggcgtgagtttgagtaagctccgggagttggtgatggacagggaggcctggcgtgctgagattcatggggccgcaaagagtcggacatggctgagagactgaactgaactgaattgagggtGTTAATTTCCAAACTGCTTTACTTCCTGTATTCCAAACAACTCAGGAGGAAGGTAAAACTGGATTTCAAAGCTCACACGGTTATAACATGGTTGAATGCAGTTCAGAATCCAGGCCTTCCAAGGTCAAGTCCACCATTCTTTTTACACATGGCATGGCTCCTCTAACAGTTACACATTCTCTGCCCCCCAGCACCAAGCTAACGTAGAGTTCCCAATGCCTTTCCAAACCtatccccctccacacacaccccaaaaGGCAGTGTAAAGTTTTCACAGGAGAGCAGCCATTATGAATTCTGGGGACATAAACTGAAACCATACCTCATATCCAATTTTAGGGTGAGCTGACTTTTTAAGTAAACAAGATTTGACCACTCAACTAAAAAATTCTTATATATGGAAACTACCTGCATATTTTTCTACTATATCCTATAAATATACAATTATTtgagaataaaaaattaaaaatatcttcctCTTATTAGGAAGGATACCAACCTCCAGAAATTTAGGGAGCAAGaaccaattttttaagaaaagtctAAACCAAGCAAAACTACTCTTCAAGAACAAAAGGgaatctcttccttctttctgttgggttgtttttgtttttttttttctttcttcctcttctttccttccattttatttcatttgtcagGTATAAATCCTATCATCTCAAATAAGGATTACAGAAAAAGTGACTTGAATTTTCTCCCATACCCTATCCCAAATAAAGCAATATAATACACACAATCAGAAATGATTATCTTGATCAAATTGAAAATAGTGATACTTTTTTAAGGAAGAcagtaggattttttttcctgagagttAACAGTATATATTTCCTTCTAAAACAGTTGTCAAAGTTACAGTTTCCCATGGTAAGATGCAATACATCTTTATTCCTGAAACAACGAAATTTCCAACGCCAAATCAGACAAGCTAGGTTTTTCCCTAGCAAAGTTAGGCAATACTGCCTAATCAATGAAGCTGAATTCATTGAGAATGGGCATTTTCCATTCTCCCACAGTCCAGcggctgggttttttgttttttgcagggAATGATGGCAGCAGCTAATATTTCTTAGAAGTGATAATTCTCTCAATCATGCTACTCCTTGaagatgggcatgaatttgagcaaattccaggagacagtggaggaaagagaaatttGGTGtcctacagcctatggggtcgcaaagtgtcagacactacttagcgacaGAGCAAAAACAACAAGCCCTTGAAGATATTACAGTCGAGAACTGCTGTGCTACTTATTAGCAGTTAGGAGCTACTTTCTCTGCACCTAAAGCTTTAAAGCTAACTAAAGACTCAGACTAGGCAACTCACTAAAATAGACTTACCAACTGAAttccaaataaagaaaacaattgtCCACGCTACTGGTagcaagagaaatgtaaatcttCCTTCACAACAGGAGCTACTCTGCTTAATGTCTTAGAGGGCTGAAGTCAAGGTGCCAGTCAGGCTGGGCTCTATCTAGAAGCTGGGGGAGAATTTGCTCCCAAGTTGGTTCAGGTTATTtgtggtcttccctgatagctcagttggtaaagaatctgcctgcaatgcaggagaccctggtttgattcctgggccaggaaggtctgctggagaagggataggctacccactccagtattcttgggcttcccttgtggctcagctggtaaagaatttagaCTTctgtggttgtaggactgaggcCCCTGgttttttgttgactgtgagcaGAGATTACCCTTAGCTCCTGGAGGCCTCTCTCAGGTACTGGCCTGGGGTCCTCTTTATTTCAGCAACAGAGAACCTTTCTCATGTCAAATCTCTCTCAAACTTCAAATCTCTCTAATTTCCTCTGCTGCTATCAGTTAGAGAAAACTCTATGCTTTTAAAAGTTTCACGTAACCCAGTTCAACTTAAAGGCTTTTGGactgcaaaggaaaccattgacaaaatgaaaagacagcttaCTTGTAAATGATGTGACCAAGAAAGGGATAATATCCAAACTATATAAATAGCCCATACAAAGcaatatcaaaaaaccaaacaacccaattaaaaataggcagaagatctgattagatatttttccaaagaagatacacagacggccaacaggcacattaaatgatgctcaacatcataatcttcaggaaaatgcaaatcaaaaccacaataggatatcacctcatacctgtcagaaaggctatcatcaaaaacaataacaaacgCTGGCAATGATGTGGAGAAGAGGAAACCTTTGTACACTGTTggcagaaatgtaaattggtgcaacaatatggaaaacggt is from Muntiacus reevesi chromosome 13, mMunRee1.1, whole genome shotgun sequence and encodes:
- the TIGD4 gene encoding tigger transposable element-derived protein 4; the protein is MAEAPVDASTLPVTVKKKKSLSIEEKIDIINAVESGKKKAEIAAEYGIKKNSLSSIMKNKDKVLEAFESLRFDPKRKRLRTAFYTDLEEALMRWYRIAQCLNVPVNGPMLRLKANDFAQKLGHNDFKCSNGWLDRFKSRYGLVFRAQPVEATGVSVDPSAVWHQNILPYYLNDYHPKNVFNVKETGLLYRMLPTNTFAFKGEACSIGKLCKDRITLVVGTNMDGSEKLPLLLIGKNRNPHCFRGIKSLPVCYEANKMAWMTADVFEQWMQKLDERFQAQQRRVVIFIESSPAHPEVKNLKSIELAFFPSCLSSKFIAMKQGVIRSLKIKYRHCLIKKFLSSVEGSKEFTFSLLDAVDTLHLCWRAVTQETIVKSYEEAGFKSPRGESEKANAETDTGLDLVADAEAAGVEFPEGLSVEEYAALDDDLETCEPAPSDDAVCPKESESDETGFYTSDEEEDGGSLESELPLPSKNEAITALDTLKTFLRSQDINDELHNSLADLEIFINSSSK